From Halorubrum salinarum, the proteins below share one genomic window:
- a CDS encoding translation initiation factor IF-2 subunit beta, which translates to MDYESSLDRAMDAVPDLGGSDERLSVPDPEWQKDGAFTRLTNLSGIADALSREPEHVHSKIQQELGTAGQYEDGRARYSGNFRERDFQAAIDSYIESFVTCSECGLPDTRLETENRTPMLRCEACGAFRPVAKQNTSNTQRQEDAVESGNTYELEIVGTGRKGDGVAERGEYTIFVPGAQEGETVTAYIKNVSGNLAFARRED; encoded by the coding sequence ATGGATTACGAATCGAGCCTCGACCGCGCGATGGATGCGGTACCGGACCTCGGGGGCTCCGACGAGCGGCTGTCGGTCCCCGATCCTGAATGGCAGAAAGACGGGGCGTTCACCCGCCTGACGAACCTCTCCGGGATCGCCGACGCGCTGAGCCGCGAGCCCGAGCACGTCCACTCGAAGATCCAGCAGGAGCTGGGGACCGCGGGCCAGTACGAGGACGGCCGCGCCCGCTACAGCGGGAACTTCCGCGAGCGCGACTTCCAGGCCGCGATCGACTCGTACATCGAGTCGTTCGTCACCTGCTCGGAGTGCGGCCTCCCCGACACGCGACTGGAGACCGAGAACCGGACGCCGATGCTCCGCTGTGAGGCCTGCGGGGCCTTCCGCCCGGTGGCGAAGCAGAACACCTCCAACACCCAGCGGCAGGAGGACGCCGTCGAGTCGGGCAACACGTACGAACTCGAGATCGTCGGCACCGGCCGTAAGGGCGACGGCGTCGCCGAGCGCGGCGAGTACACCATCTTCGTTCCCGGCGCACAGGAGGGCGAGACCGTGACCGCCTACATCAAGAACGTCTCCGGCAACCTCGCGTTCGCCCGCCGCGAGGACTGA
- a CDS encoding M24 family metallopeptidase encodes MATKLPESAFDDRLAAVRDRLAATDADAATWVGATAIEYLTGFHHIQTERPVVLAVTDDRVEITVPRLEVERVEPNPRIDAVHHYFDYPGGEPVSVAVEMLDGLGADAVAADADGPPGVMGYEGPAFSESLDVETQSWVDRMRWAKSDAEVDLIRESAKWANLGHRYLADYSEPGAHPATVSQRASADASRAMLDALGDAYSVRVRGDGPVHAGYISGEETALPHGHTPNERLAEGDVLVTGATANVDGYRSELERTMFVGDYDDEQEHYFELMLEAQTLAIDALGPGVPVAEVDRVVWEYFEEQGVTDLAQHHVGHNIGLGAHEPPYIDRGWGERYDGDDAVMAPGHVYTIEPGLYTDEYGYRHSDTVAITESGTERLTNYPRDIDSNVV; translated from the coding sequence ATGGCCACGAAACTCCCCGAGTCGGCCTTCGACGACCGGCTCGCCGCGGTCCGAGACCGGCTCGCGGCGACCGACGCCGACGCCGCGACGTGGGTGGGCGCGACGGCGATCGAGTACCTCACCGGCTTCCACCACATCCAGACGGAGCGGCCGGTGGTCCTCGCGGTCACCGACGACCGCGTCGAGATCACCGTGCCGCGGCTGGAGGTCGAGCGCGTCGAGCCCAACCCGCGGATCGACGCCGTCCATCACTACTTCGATTACCCCGGCGGCGAGCCGGTCTCGGTCGCCGTCGAGATGCTGGACGGGCTCGGCGCTGACGCGGTCGCCGCCGACGCGGACGGGCCGCCGGGTGTGATGGGATACGAGGGCCCCGCCTTCTCCGAGTCGCTCGACGTCGAGACGCAGTCGTGGGTCGACCGGATGCGCTGGGCGAAGTCCGACGCCGAGGTCGACCTGATCCGCGAGTCCGCGAAGTGGGCGAACCTCGGCCACCGCTACCTCGCCGACTACTCCGAGCCGGGCGCGCACCCGGCGACCGTCTCGCAGCGCGCCTCCGCGGACGCCTCCCGCGCGATGCTCGACGCGCTCGGTGACGCCTACAGCGTCCGCGTCCGCGGCGACGGTCCGGTCCACGCCGGCTACATCTCCGGCGAGGAGACCGCGCTCCCCCACGGCCACACGCCGAACGAGCGGCTCGCCGAGGGGGACGTGCTCGTCACCGGCGCGACGGCGAACGTCGACGGCTACCGCTCCGAGCTGGAGCGAACGATGTTCGTCGGCGACTACGACGACGAGCAGGAGCACTACTTCGAGCTGATGTTGGAGGCGCAGACGCTCGCCATCGACGCGCTGGGGCCGGGCGTACCGGTCGCCGAGGTCGACCGAGTCGTCTGGGAGTACTTCGAGGAGCAGGGCGTGACCGACCTCGCGCAGCACCACGTCGGCCACAACATCGGACTGGGCGCACACGAGCCGCCCTACATCGACCGCGGCTGGGGCGAGCGCTACGACGGCGACGACGCGGTGATGGCGCCCGGACACGTCTACACCATCGAGCCCGGCCTCTACACGGACGAGTACGGCTACCGGCACTCCGACACGGTCGCGATCACCGAGTCGGGAACGGAGCGGCTCACCAACTACCCGCGCGACATCGACTCGAACGTCGTCTGA
- a CDS encoding ATP-dependent DNA helicase: protein MTDSPPWADLFGHPEPYPEQADGIDAAVEAADDGGFLALEGACGTGKTMLALTAGLDRVRDPDSDFERVFVLTSVKQQLRQFETDLRTINGDLPEGYDPVSGLTLVGKADVCPYARENRGGIDRENVYERCEGLRERTRNLVGDGGATTTSNLVSEARSQQVGLMDSGTDAGSPADGPAADYLSVDGEPTPYRPDTEEYDDVEFCPFYAGFLDDLPEDGDPAEAVPFDVTELGHVDADELVRLAAGHGSCPHSIMGALVPEVEVVIGNYYHAFDPVTTGTFTGALLDDSTFVVCDEAHMLEPRVRDLVSDAVADASLRDAENELTRVVQPLSFESAGAESEDAALVRGELANADVTVEEIEAVREFYADLRGELDRRVTAHLDRERPDWRASMRELDDEEIPLRDPEEPGEDEITTWADREGYGERVWARAEQVGAVVKRVLDSLEDEDKQRAAPGVGRTLNAWYREGHTDFFRAIELERTFDETEPPDSWRRAYNARLALHNCLPSEPIGDRLAEFGGGVLMSATLEPMDLFREVTGLDHLAERGRPVVERTYGLSFPAENRASLAVDAPKFTHQNRGAPGEENPTRLAHLDATAAVARRDGNVLVGTPSYAEATWMAESLSARLDKPVLLDESSGDRETESLKDDFFAGEGKVLVTSLRGTLTEGVDYRGDRLAAAVVCGVPIINTARPQTRAVITAYDRRFESGFETALTVPAVRKARQAVGRVIRGPDERGVRVLLDARYARDSWNGVREYLPAHEREEYQPVSPDMLEVALDRFESRSSATPE from the coding sequence GTGACCGATTCGCCCCCGTGGGCCGACCTCTTCGGCCACCCCGAACCGTACCCCGAACAGGCCGACGGCATCGACGCCGCCGTCGAGGCCGCCGACGACGGCGGCTTCCTCGCCCTCGAGGGCGCCTGCGGGACGGGGAAGACGATGCTCGCGCTCACCGCGGGCCTCGACCGCGTCCGCGACCCGGACTCCGACTTCGAGCGCGTCTTCGTCCTCACCAGCGTCAAACAGCAGCTGCGCCAGTTCGAGACGGACCTGCGGACGATAAACGGCGACCTCCCCGAGGGGTACGACCCGGTCTCCGGGCTCACCCTCGTCGGCAAGGCGGACGTGTGTCCGTACGCGAGAGAGAACCGCGGCGGGATCGACCGCGAGAACGTCTACGAGCGCTGCGAGGGGCTCCGCGAGCGCACGCGCAACCTCGTCGGCGACGGCGGGGCGACGACGACCTCGAACCTCGTGAGCGAGGCGCGCAGCCAGCAGGTCGGACTCATGGACTCCGGGACCGACGCCGGCTCGCCCGCCGACGGGCCCGCCGCCGACTACCTCTCCGTCGACGGCGAGCCCACTCCGTACCGCCCGGACACCGAGGAGTACGATGACGTCGAGTTCTGCCCGTTCTACGCCGGTTTCCTCGACGACCTCCCGGAGGACGGCGACCCCGCGGAGGCGGTCCCGTTCGACGTAACCGAGCTCGGCCACGTCGACGCCGACGAGCTGGTCCGGCTCGCCGCGGGCCACGGCTCCTGTCCCCACTCGATCATGGGCGCGCTTGTCCCGGAGGTCGAGGTCGTGATCGGCAACTACTACCACGCGTTCGACCCCGTGACGACCGGGACGTTCACCGGCGCGCTGTTGGACGACTCGACGTTCGTCGTCTGCGACGAGGCGCACATGCTCGAACCGCGCGTCCGCGACCTCGTGAGCGACGCGGTCGCCGACGCGAGCCTCCGCGACGCCGAGAACGAGCTCACCCGCGTCGTCCAGCCGCTCTCGTTCGAGTCGGCGGGCGCGGAGTCCGAGGACGCGGCGCTCGTCCGGGGGGAACTGGCGAACGCGGACGTGACCGTCGAGGAAATCGAGGCCGTCCGCGAGTTCTACGCCGACCTCCGCGGCGAGCTCGACCGCCGCGTGACCGCGCACCTCGACCGCGAGCGCCCGGACTGGCGGGCGTCGATGCGCGAACTCGACGACGAGGAGATCCCGCTCCGCGACCCCGAGGAGCCGGGCGAAGACGAGATCACGACCTGGGCGGACCGCGAGGGGTACGGCGAGCGCGTCTGGGCGCGCGCCGAGCAGGTGGGCGCGGTCGTCAAGCGCGTCCTCGACTCGCTGGAGGATGAGGACAAGCAGCGCGCGGCCCCGGGCGTCGGCCGCACCCTCAACGCCTGGTACCGCGAGGGGCACACCGACTTCTTCCGGGCTATCGAGCTCGAACGGACGTTCGACGAGACGGAGCCGCCGGACTCGTGGCGCCGGGCGTACAACGCGCGGCTCGCGCTCCACAACTGCCTGCCGAGCGAGCCGATCGGCGACCGCCTCGCGGAGTTCGGCGGCGGCGTCCTCATGAGCGCGACGCTGGAGCCGATGGACCTCTTCCGGGAGGTGACCGGGCTCGACCACCTCGCGGAGCGCGGTCGCCCGGTCGTCGAGCGGACGTACGGCCTCTCGTTCCCCGCGGAGAACCGCGCGAGCCTCGCGGTCGACGCGCCGAAGTTCACCCACCAGAACCGCGGCGCGCCCGGCGAGGAGAACCCGACGCGGCTCGCGCACCTCGACGCGACGGCCGCGGTCGCGCGCCGCGACGGGAACGTCCTCGTGGGCACCCCGAGCTACGCCGAGGCGACGTGGATGGCCGAGTCGCTCTCGGCGCGGCTCGACAAGCCGGTCCTGCTCGACGAGTCCTCCGGCGACCGCGAGACGGAATCGCTGAAGGACGACTTCTTCGCCGGCGAGGGGAAGGTGCTGGTGACGAGCCTCCGCGGCACGCTCACGGAGGGCGTCGACTACCGCGGCGACCGCCTCGCGGCCGCCGTCGTCTGCGGCGTCCCGATCATCAACACGGCGCGGCCGCAGACGCGGGCGGTGATCACCGCCTACGACCGGCGGTTCGAGTCCGGATTCGAGACGGCGCTCACGGTCCCCGCCGTGCGGAAGGCCCGGCAGGCGGTCGGCCGCGTCATCCGCGGGCCGGACGAGCGGGGCGTCCGCGTCCTGCTCGACGCCCGCTACGCCCGCGACTCGTGGAACGGCGTCCGGGAGTACCTCCCGGCGCACGAGCGCGAGGAGTACCAGCCCGTCAGCCCGGACATGCTGGAGGTCGCGCTCGACCGGTTCGAGTCGCGTTCCTCGGCGACGCCCGAGTGA
- a CDS encoding HAD family hydrolase: protein MTYDTVVFDNDGVLVGRTRFDVLRDATRDAFEECGVEEPDPDDVEQMTIGATPGSVGTVCQTYDLDPGSFWRTRDDVVSRAQQQEAREGRKTPYDDLDELQDLDVQMGIVSSNQQATVDFLVDHFDGFDRMGAAYGREPTIHSLQLRKPNPHYIEQALGDLDADNALFVGDNESDVRAAENAGIDSAFIRRPHRRDWELNVWPTWEIERLSDLHDIVE from the coding sequence ATGACGTACGATACCGTCGTGTTCGACAACGACGGTGTCCTCGTGGGCCGCACGCGCTTCGACGTGCTCCGGGACGCGACCCGGGACGCGTTCGAAGAGTGCGGCGTCGAGGAGCCCGATCCGGACGACGTAGAGCAGATGACCATCGGTGCGACCCCCGGCAGCGTCGGCACCGTCTGCCAGACGTACGACCTCGATCCGGGGTCGTTCTGGCGGACGCGCGACGACGTGGTGTCGCGGGCCCAACAGCAGGAGGCCCGCGAGGGGCGCAAGACCCCGTACGACGACCTCGACGAGCTCCAGGACCTCGACGTCCAGATGGGGATCGTCTCGTCGAACCAGCAGGCGACCGTCGACTTCCTCGTCGACCACTTCGACGGCTTCGACCGCATGGGCGCCGCGTACGGCCGCGAGCCGACGATCCACTCGCTCCAGCTCCGCAAGCCGAACCCCCACTACATCGAGCAGGCGCTCGGCGACCTCGACGCCGACAACGCCCTGTTCGTCGGCGACAACGAGTCGGACGTGCGCGCCGCCGAGAACGCCGGCATCGACTCGGCGTTCATCCGCCGTCCCCACCGCCGCGACTGGGAGCTGAACGTCTGGCCGACCTGGGAGATAGAGCGGCTCTCCGACCTCCACGACATCGTGGAGTGA
- a CDS encoding TIGR00725 family protein, with translation MRVSVIGGSSVGPETAAVAEALGERLAERGHVVVCGGLGGVMEAVCRGARAAGGETIGILPTDDRGDANPHVTTPIATGMGHARNALVVMNGDAAVAVDGAGGTLSEIGLALAQGRPVAGLDTHAVDGVEAVDSPAAAVEYVERAARTD, from the coding sequence ATGCGCGTCAGCGTCATCGGCGGGAGCTCGGTCGGTCCGGAGACCGCGGCGGTCGCGGAGGCCCTCGGCGAACGGCTCGCGGAGCGCGGCCACGTCGTCGTCTGCGGCGGGCTGGGGGGCGTCATGGAGGCGGTCTGCCGCGGGGCCCGCGCGGCGGGCGGCGAGACGATCGGGATCCTCCCGACGGACGACCGCGGGGACGCGAACCCACACGTCACGACCCCGATCGCGACGGGGATGGGCCACGCGCGCAACGCGCTCGTCGTGATGAACGGCGACGCCGCCGTCGCGGTCGACGGCGCGGGCGGCACGCTCTCCGAGATCGGGCTCGCGCTCGCGCAGGGGCGCCCCGTGGCCGGGCTCGACACCCACGCCGTCGACGGGGTCGAGGCCGTCGACTCGCCCGCGGCGGCGGTCGAGTACGTCGAACGGGCCGCGCGGACGGACTGA
- a CDS encoding CPBP family intramembrane glutamic endopeptidase: MIREWARTHEIAAFVLVAFGWTWTWDALYYVFDWGELLPVTLGRQWGVPIAALAVVWAGNLSVREWLGRVLDWRLRPVLFGAALLVPLFITNVQPVVRSLGGGSVSYSPPGSLPAIALFVVAQVLLLGGVEEIGWRGFLQPRVQESTSVLTAGLGIGVLWWVWHLPLFIGHEQYTLEPAFLAQYTLFVVGASAVFGALVNLTEGSVLPLMLMHGTVNLGPVLSGSGGVLDGTGLVPVVVGAGLWWAIVFVLALRHGRAMVPAGAVTPG, from the coding sequence ATGATCAGAGAATGGGCTCGGACGCACGAGATCGCGGCTTTCGTGCTCGTCGCCTTCGGCTGGACGTGGACGTGGGATGCGCTCTACTACGTCTTCGACTGGGGCGAACTCCTCCCCGTCACCCTGGGGCGACAGTGGGGCGTCCCGATCGCCGCGCTCGCGGTCGTCTGGGCCGGGAACCTCTCGGTCCGGGAGTGGCTCGGACGTGTGCTCGACTGGCGACTTCGTCCCGTCCTGTTTGGTGCCGCCCTTCTCGTCCCGTTGTTCATCACGAACGTCCAGCCCGTCGTCCGTTCGCTCGGCGGGGGATCGGTGTCCTACTCGCCGCCCGGGAGCCTGCCCGCCATCGCGCTGTTCGTGGTCGCACAGGTGCTCCTCTTGGGCGGTGTCGAAGAGATCGGCTGGCGCGGATTCCTCCAGCCGCGTGTTCAGGAGTCGACGTCCGTACTGACCGCCGGACTCGGGATCGGCGTCCTCTGGTGGGTCTGGCATCTCCCGCTGTTCATCGGTCACGAGCAGTACACGCTCGAACCGGCCTTCCTCGCCCAGTACACGCTGTTCGTCGTCGGCGCGTCCGCGGTGTTCGGGGCGCTCGTGAACCTCACCGAGGGCAGCGTGCTCCCGCTGATGCTGATGCACGGAACCGTGAATTTAGGGCCGGTCCTATCGGGGTCCGGCGGCGTGCTGGACGGAACGGGGCTCGTCCCAGTAGTCGTCGGGGCGGGCCTGTGGTGGGCGATAGTCTTCGTTCTCGCGCTCCGGCACGGGCGGGCGATGGTGCCGGCAGGCGCCGTCACGCCCGGATGA
- the dph2 gene encoding diphthamide biosynthesis enzyme Dph2, with protein sequence MSGSTEGDLTKTGMALKHDREWDYELDRILEAIEERDASKVGLQFPEGLKRRGPKVADDLREVAPDDVTFMLSGQPCYGACDLDTYLMRRTDVFVHFGHTPMKESDSIVYVPLFSNVDPFPIMEDALDEELAPPEEDPDVGLVTTAQHMNRFEEMTDWLEERGYEVHTRRGDDRLTKEGQVLGCNYASADIDAEQVLYVGGGKFHPVGLAMEHPDKRVVIADPVNNAVSIAEHDQFLKQRYAAVHKAMDAEKWGVIFCTKIGQGRWEKAQEIVDNNENAYLITMDEVTPDRLRNFDMDAFVNTGCPRITTDDGPRFHKPMLTPGEYEAAIGEKPLDSIEFDTFHDTW encoded by the coding sequence ATGAGCGGCTCTACTGAGGGCGACCTGACGAAGACGGGGATGGCCCTCAAACACGACCGAGAGTGGGACTACGAACTCGACCGGATCCTCGAAGCCATCGAGGAGCGCGACGCCTCGAAGGTCGGCCTCCAGTTCCCCGAGGGACTGAAGCGCCGCGGCCCGAAGGTCGCCGACGACCTCCGCGAGGTCGCGCCCGACGACGTGACGTTCATGCTCTCCGGGCAGCCCTGTTACGGCGCCTGCGACCTCGACACGTACCTGATGCGCCGGACGGACGTGTTCGTCCACTTCGGCCACACGCCGATGAAGGAGTCCGACAGCATCGTCTACGTTCCCCTCTTCTCGAACGTCGACCCCTTCCCGATCATGGAGGACGCGCTCGACGAGGAACTGGCGCCCCCCGAGGAGGACCCTGACGTGGGCCTCGTCACGACGGCCCAGCACATGAACCGCTTCGAGGAGATGACCGACTGGTTAGAGGAGCGCGGCTACGAGGTCCACACCCGCCGGGGCGACGATCGCCTCACCAAGGAGGGGCAGGTGCTCGGCTGTAACTACGCCTCCGCGGACATCGACGCCGAGCAGGTGCTGTACGTCGGCGGCGGGAAGTTCCACCCGGTCGGGCTCGCCATGGAGCACCCGGACAAGCGCGTCGTCATCGCTGACCCCGTCAACAACGCGGTGTCGATCGCCGAGCACGACCAGTTCCTCAAGCAGCGGTACGCCGCGGTCCACAAGGCGATGGACGCCGAGAAGTGGGGCGTCATCTTCTGTACGAAGATCGGCCAGGGCCGCTGGGAGAAGGCCCAGGAGATCGTCGACAACAACGAGAACGCCTACCTGATCACCATGGACGAGGTGACGCCGGACCGCCTGCGCAACTTCGACATGGACGCGTTCGTCAACACCGGCTGTCCGCGGATCACGACCGACGACGGCCCGCGCTTCCACAAGCCGATGCTGACGCCCGGCGAGTACGAGGCCGCCATCGGCGAGAAGCCGCTCGACTCGATCGAGTTCGACACGTTCCACGACACCTGGTAG
- a CDS encoding alpha/beta hydrolase has translation MTDIPLEHVHVAPDDEADGEPAPAVFVLHGRGADEEDLLPVAAELPGDRHVVSLRAPDPLQGGYTWYELDLSAGGLESSQPDSEDFRRSLDLIVESVEGAVDAYGLDADRIGLLGFSQGAITSLSLLLEAPDRYAWVVALHGYLAESHADLDPAGIEGKPVFVGAGAGDRVIPESRTQAAVERLEAVGADVAHGSFPGGHGIGPQELEAVVEFVGSRTA, from the coding sequence ATGACCGACATTCCGCTCGAACACGTTCACGTCGCGCCGGACGACGAGGCCGACGGCGAGCCCGCGCCCGCCGTCTTCGTCCTCCACGGCCGCGGCGCCGACGAGGAGGACTTGCTCCCCGTCGCCGCCGAGCTGCCGGGCGACCGCCACGTCGTCAGCCTCCGCGCGCCCGACCCGCTCCAGGGCGGGTACACGTGGTACGAACTCGACCTCTCGGCGGGCGGGCTGGAGTCGAGCCAGCCGGACTCCGAGGACTTCCGCCGGAGCCTCGATCTGATCGTCGAGAGCGTCGAGGGCGCCGTCGACGCGTACGGGCTCGACGCCGACCGGATCGGCCTGCTCGGGTTCAGCCAGGGCGCGATCACGAGCCTCTCGCTCCTCCTCGAAGCCCCCGACCGCTACGCGTGGGTCGTCGCGCTCCACGGCTACCTCGCGGAGTCGCACGCCGACCTCGACCCGGCGGGCATCGAGGGCAAGCCGGTCTTCGTCGGCGCGGGCGCCGGCGACCGCGTGATCCCCGAGTCGCGGACGCAGGCGGCGGTCGAACGGCTTGAAGCCGTCGGCGCCGACGTCGCTCACGGGAGCTTCCCGGGCGGGCACGGCATCGGCCCGCAGGAGCTCGAAGCGGTCGTCGAGTTCGTCGGGTCGCGGACGGCGTAG
- a CDS encoding YlbF family regulator has protein sequence MSVEQVSIEDLGRELGERIAETPEYERFEEARAAVQRDEEVQQRIDEFEQLRAEFMQARQTGQATNAELQRVQEAQDELHSMPVMSEYLDAQEELEDTLEAVNEAISEPLAVDFGGEAGGCCQD, from the coding sequence ATGAGCGTCGAACAGGTCTCCATCGAGGACCTCGGCCGAGAGCTCGGCGAGCGGATCGCCGAAACCCCGGAGTACGAGCGCTTCGAGGAGGCGAGAGCCGCGGTCCAGCGCGACGAGGAGGTCCAGCAGCGAATCGACGAGTTCGAGCAGCTCCGCGCGGAGTTCATGCAGGCCCGGCAGACCGGGCAGGCGACGAACGCCGAGCTCCAGCGCGTCCAGGAGGCGCAAGACGAGCTCCACTCGATGCCGGTGATGAGCGAGTACCTCGACGCGCAGGAGGAACTGGAGGACACGCTCGAAGCGGTCAACGAGGCCATCTCGGAGCCGCTCGCGGTGGACTTCGGCGGCGAGGCCGGCGGCTGCTGTCAGGACTGA
- a CDS encoding nucleotide-binding protein, translating into MIAVAGGKGGSGKTTTTLGLARALSRRGAPVVAADADWDLPNLARLAAETGAEPPRVDPGGRADEAAARTVLDAIRDAEPIRPDRSAPTVLAAPDAPRSVDAGATFDALAGATPDGAPVLLDSPAGASPDVAAPLRAADRALIATPLRRAALRDAAKTAAIARRLGCPAVGAVVIGEASVPDRVASLLGCPVLGAIPDGGGAPLSDPAVRSAYDDLASRLCETAAASGWQVA; encoded by the coding sequence GTGATAGCCGTCGCCGGCGGGAAGGGCGGAAGCGGAAAGACGACGACTACCCTCGGGCTCGCCCGCGCGCTCTCGCGGCGCGGCGCGCCGGTGGTCGCGGCCGACGCCGACTGGGACCTGCCGAACCTCGCGCGGTTGGCCGCGGAAACCGGCGCCGAGCCGCCGAGGGTCGACCCCGGCGGCCGCGCCGACGAGGCGGCGGCGCGGACCGTCCTCGACGCGATTCGCGACGCTGAGCCGATCCGTCCGGACCGCTCGGCCCCGACGGTCCTCGCGGCGCCGGACGCGCCGCGGTCGGTCGACGCCGGCGCGACGTTCGACGCCCTCGCGGGGGCGACGCCGGACGGGGCGCCGGTACTGCTCGACAGTCCCGCGGGCGCGTCGCCGGACGTGGCCGCGCCCCTGCGGGCGGCGGACCGCGCGCTGATCGCGACGCCGCTTAGGCGCGCCGCGCTCCGCGACGCCGCGAAGACGGCGGCGATCGCCCGGCGGCTCGGCTGCCCGGCGGTCGGCGCGGTCGTGATCGGGGAGGCGAGCGTGCCGGACCGAGTGGCGAGCCTGCTCGGCTGTCCCGTCCTCGGCGCGATCCCGGACGGCGGCGGCGCCCCGCTGTCCGACCCGGCCGTCCGGAGCGCGTACGACGACCTCGCCTCGCGGCTCTGCGAGACCGCGGCGGCGAGCGGGTGGCAGGTCGCGTGA
- a CDS encoding RAD55 family ATPase has product METLPTGISVLDRQFGGGLPSGSVVVLKANPDSQSELILDRFARVRRCRYLTTVRSADAVEAALSGDGDEETTVEATTEVGDLDEAAALTGDLPEAGTLIVDSVEPLEDGAAPAAYAEFLDDLRSRVDDAGGVALLHALRGGEDPRTRRVTEQVADVVFDLRTTVTGTEIANRLVVPKYRGGAALEEPLKLKLTDTVAVDTSRDIA; this is encoded by the coding sequence ATGGAGACGCTTCCGACTGGGATCTCGGTGCTGGACCGACAGTTCGGCGGGGGGCTCCCGAGCGGTAGCGTCGTCGTGTTGAAGGCGAACCCGGACAGCCAGTCAGAGCTCATCCTGGACCGGTTCGCCCGGGTCCGCCGGTGTCGCTACCTGACCACCGTCCGCTCCGCCGACGCGGTGGAGGCGGCGCTGAGCGGCGACGGCGACGAGGAGACGACCGTCGAGGCCACGACGGAAGTCGGCGACCTCGACGAGGCCGCGGCGCTGACTGGCGACCTCCCCGAAGCCGGCACGCTGATCGTCGACTCCGTCGAGCCGCTGGAGGACGGCGCGGCGCCGGCTGCGTACGCCGAGTTCCTCGACGACCTGCGGTCCCGGGTCGACGACGCCGGCGGTGTCGCGCTGCTCCACGCGCTCCGCGGCGGCGAGGACCCGCGGACGCGGCGGGTCACGGAGCAGGTCGCGGACGTGGTGTTCGACCTGCGCACGACCGTCACCGGGACCGAGATCGCGAACCGCCTCGTCGTCCCCAAGTACCGGGGCGGCGCGGCCCTCGAAGAGCCGCTGAAGCTGAAGCTCACGGACACGGTCGCGGTCGACACGAGCCGCGACATCGCCTGA
- a CDS encoding FKBP-type peptidyl-prolyl cis-trans isomerase, producing the protein MSDQEQADAAEEAEETETETDADGLEDGDFVRVAYTIRTADDDRVIDTTDKETAEDAEIDVDEYEFEPRIIALGAGHVFPSVEEAFIGAEVGDEGTVDVPAEDAFGEYDPDEVETVKADKIPEDSRYPGAQVQIDNQQGHLETIIGGRARVDFNHPLAGEDLEYEYEILEVIDDREEQASGMLGMYLQEAPEVRIETVTEEEETVTEDDDGEETVETEEVEKEVLYVTATQAMQMNQQWMFQKQQIAQDLMDRLDLDRVVIEEVIEGGGMGGLGGMMGGMGGAGAGDVDIEEALEDVDVDADEIVDEIDEE; encoded by the coding sequence ATGAGCGATCAGGAGCAAGCGGACGCGGCCGAGGAGGCCGAGGAGACCGAGACCGAGACTGACGCCGACGGACTCGAAGACGGCGACTTCGTCCGCGTCGCGTACACGATCCGCACGGCCGACGACGACCGCGTCATCGACACGACCGACAAGGAGACGGCCGAGGACGCCGAGATCGACGTCGACGAGTACGAGTTCGAGCCCCGCATCATCGCGCTCGGCGCCGGCCACGTGTTCCCCTCCGTCGAGGAGGCCTTCATCGGCGCCGAGGTCGGCGACGAGGGCACGGTCGACGTCCCCGCCGAGGACGCGTTCGGCGAGTACGACCCCGACGAGGTCGAGACGGTCAAGGCCGACAAGATCCCCGAGGACAGCCGCTACCCCGGCGCGCAGGTCCAGATCGACAACCAGCAGGGCCACCTGGAGACGATCATCGGCGGCCGCGCCCGCGTCGACTTCAACCACCCGCTCGCCGGCGAGGACCTCGAGTACGAGTACGAGATCCTCGAAGTTATCGACGACCGCGAGGAGCAGGCGTCCGGCATGCTCGGCATGTACCTCCAGGAGGCGCCGGAGGTCCGCATCGAGACGGTCACCGAGGAGGAGGAGACCGTCACCGAGGACGACGACGGCGAGGAAACCGTCGAGACCGAGGAGGTCGAGAAGGAGGTCCTCTACGTCACGGCGACGCAGGCGATGCAGATGAACCAGCAGTGGATGTTCCAGAAACAGCAGATCGCGCAGGACCTCATGGACCGCCTCGACCTCGATCGCGTCGTGATCGAGGAGGTCATCGAGGGCGGCGGCATGGGCGGTCTCGGCGGCATGATGGGCGGCATGGGCGGCGCCGGCGCCGGCGACGTGGACATCGAGGAGGCGCTCGAAGACGTCGACGTCGACGCAGACGAGATCGTCGACGAGATCGACGAAGAGTAA